The genomic window gcgtttctcttccaaaTTGCCGGTGACAGAATGAGGAAGACGTGCCTTTAGACCAGCAGAGGAGACAACAGCCACTTCCTCATCGCGTGGAAGAATCCTCTAGACAAAGGAACGCACCGAGTTGGATCCACGGTATTGATAGGAAAGTGTTGCCATCGCTCCATCAGTGACAAAAAACTCTTGGGAACCTCCGTCGCTGACTTCGTAACGTATCGACTTCGTAACGTATCGACTTCGCTGCTCCCGTCCGCGGTGAAGGCAATGACGATTAGGGCTACATAACACAACCCTGAATACCTACGTATTGGACTGCATGAACACGCCTCTGTCGAAAGACACACCAAAACAGACAGAAGGACGCGGCGATGATACAGGCTGCGTAGCATCACGGATTCGAAAAGTGACCCGGATGCGATGATTCTCTTTaactttttctttccgttcgttttctgtcttctttgcttttaTTCAGGAAACTCTTTATCTCTTGTAGGCGAGCCAAATGCAGATATACGTTCAGGTGAACGTTCTCTTATCTAGCCGGTAGCCAAGTCGATACATTACGAAGTCCGTGGCGGAGGTTCCCGAgagtttttcgtcgctgaTGGAGCATTGGCGACACTTTTTTATCAATATAACGGATCCAACTCTGTCCGTTCTTTTAGCTGGAGGATTCTTCCAACCGACGTGCTGGTGGCTCGCATCTCATCAGTTGGTTCAAACGCGCTGCCTCCTTATTCTGTCACCGGTAATTTGAGAGAGAAGCGCACAAGTTTGACGATTAGCAGTGTGAATGCATCTCTCAATGGCAACGTGTACCAGTGTATAGTTACTCTTTCGTCCTTCGTTGTTCAACTAAGTGGTCTAGCAAATCTCACTCTAAAGGGTGGGTTGATTATATTTTTATATGTCTGTACATAACAGATTTTGATTGCAAAGATCTTCCAGTACTGTCTGCAATTCCATCATCTAGCCAAAGAGTTATTGTGCCCATAGGCAAATCGTTTTTGATCAGAATCAACGTCACTCAAGGAAACGCTGTAGTGAATTTGACAAAAGACGGAGAGCTGACGCAGCTCAAGAGCAGGGGAAAACTCTATGAACATAATATAACTAAAATGAGCAATACAGCAAATGGCACATACATCGCCATTGGTGAAAATGATGTTGGCTACCATACAGTTAAATTTCAATTACTGGCATTTTGTAAGCGGTATACATTttaaatatgacgtcatgctaATTTCTTACAGATCTTGGAGATGCAGAGTGCCGTGCTGCGGATGATTCTATAGTAAATGTAGCAGTTACTTGCACCATTAGGTCTGTCCCCCCAGTGGAAACAGGAACATATTCTTGTGGAAATCGAAGCATTAACTTGTCGTGGAGGGAAATGGAAAGTGCAGACACACTAGGCGTGCGTCAATATCAAGCAAAAGCACTTGTCTCTAACATGGGTGTGCCAAGACGTACCGGAACATTGTGCGTGCTAATCGCTGCTAACGAGTATGGACAATTGATTGTGAATCTAAAAGAAGGTTGATGCCCTGCATTGCTATATTATTACACGCCATGAATTCCATATTACTTATAGTTTTGCCTTCAACACCTACCCCTTCAATTCCAACCACGAATAGATTTAAAGGTCAGTTGTAGAATGACCTTTCTAACTGAATTTTTACTCAATTATATGTGCAGCAGTGACATCAACAAGCCTTTCGAGTGATACTGTGAAAACTCGGTCAATGTTCTCTCCGACTCGAGGTGTACAGCCAGGCTAGTTCAGTAAACTGCAGTAGCGACGAAATTCTAACTAGTTTGATTTAGATGCAGAAACTTGCAGGCGCACTGGACTGATTGCAACAATTGGAGTTCTGACTGTTCTAATCGTAGCTGTTGGAAGTTTGGCTATTTCCGTTCTACTCATTCTCTTGAGGTAACAATTGAAATAATTGATCTGCAGAAATCGTATTGCGTTTTTTAGGAcacaaaagcaaaagaacgaAGAGCGAGTTCAGCGAAAAAC from Oscarella lobularis chromosome 1, ooOscLobu1.1, whole genome shotgun sequence includes these protein-coding regions:
- the LOC136193059 gene encoding uncharacterized protein isoform X1; this encodes MILFNFFFPFVFCLLCFYSGNSLSLPVAKSIHYEVRGGGSREFFVADGALATLFYQYNGSNSVRSFSWRILPTDVLVARISSVGSNALPPYSVTGNLREKRTSLTISSVNASLNGNVYQCIVTLSSFVVQLSGLANLTLKDLPVLSAIPSSSQRVIVPIGKSFLIRINVTQGNAVVNLTKDGELTQLKSRGKLYEHNITKMSNTANGTYIAIGENDVGYHTVKFQLLAFYLGDAECRAADDSIVNVAVTCTIRSVPPVETGTYSCGNRSINLSWREMESADTLGVRQYQAKALVSNMGVPRRTGTLCVLIAANEYGQLIVNLKEVLPSTPTPSIPTTNRFKAVTSTSLSSDTVKTRSMFSPTRGVQPDAETCRRTGLIATIGVLTVLIVAVGSLAISVLLILLRTQKQKNEERVQRKTESVEMHSSSLYASAKDSRHQMHAKTETPEYASISEAKN
- the LOC136193059 gene encoding uncharacterized protein isoform X2 translates to MILFNFFFPFVFCLLCFYSGNSLSLPVAKSIHYEVRGGGSREFFVADGALATLFYQYNGSNSVRSFSWRILPTDVLVARISSVGSNALPPYSVTGNLREKRTSLTISSVNASLNGNVYQCIVTLSSFVVQLSGLANLTLKDLPVLSAIPSSSQRVIVPIGKSFLIRINVTQGNAVVNLTKDGELTQLKSRGKLYEHNITKMSNTANGTYIAIGENDVGYHTVKFQLLAFYLGDAECRAADDSIVNVAVTCTIRSVPPVETGTYSCGNRSINLSWREMESADTLGVRQYQAKALVSNMGVPRRTGTLCVLIAANEYGQLIVNLKEVLPSTPTPSIPTTNRFKVTSTSLSSDTVKTRSMFSPTRGVQPDAETCRRTGLIATIGVLTVLIVAVGSLAISVLLILLRTQKQKNEERVQRKTESVEMHSSSLYASAKDSRHQMHAKTETPEYASISEAKN